Proteins encoded together in one Neosynechococcus sphagnicola sy1 window:
- a CDS encoding dihydroorotate dehydrogenase-like protein has translation MNLTTTYLGLELRSPLVVGAAAPLSEDLDNIKRMEDAGAAAVVLHSLFEEQIEQEMAEFHHHSLYGTESFAEALTYFPEPDIFHVGPDLYLEHIRRAKEMTQIPIIASLNGSSIGGWTSYGRQIEQAGADALELNIYAIPTDVNLSGTDLEAQYLEILTAVKSAIAIPVAVKLSPYFTNLANLAHQCQLRGADALVLFNRFYQPDIDIETLEVVPHVLLSTAQEMRLPMRWIALLYGRVALDLAASGGIHKGEDVVRMLMAGAQVTLLVSTLLRHGIEHLRTLEQDLEQWLEEYEYPSVRALQGTMSQASCPTPSEFERVQYMKAIQTYHPHLAHRR, from the coding sequence ATGAACTTAACCACAACTTACCTCGGCCTGGAGTTGCGATCGCCCCTGGTGGTCGGCGCGGCGGCTCCCCTCTCGGAAGACTTGGACAATATCAAGCGGATGGAAGATGCGGGAGCGGCGGCAGTGGTGTTGCACTCCCTGTTTGAGGAGCAAATTGAGCAGGAGATGGCGGAGTTTCACCACCATTCCCTTTATGGCACCGAAAGCTTTGCCGAAGCCCTGACCTATTTCCCTGAACCGGATATTTTCCATGTTGGCCCCGATCTCTATCTGGAGCATATCCGCCGCGCCAAGGAGATGACGCAGATCCCGATCATCGCTAGCTTAAATGGGTCTAGTATCGGGGGCTGGACTTCCTATGGACGACAAATTGAGCAGGCAGGGGCCGATGCCCTGGAACTGAATATCTATGCAATTCCCACGGATGTGAATCTGAGCGGGACTGATCTGGAAGCCCAGTATTTGGAGATTCTCACGGCGGTGAAATCGGCGATCGCCATTCCCGTTGCCGTCAAACTCAGCCCTTACTTTACCAACCTGGCGAACCTGGCGCATCAATGCCAATTGCGGGGGGCCGATGCCCTGGTGTTGTTTAATCGCTTCTATCAACCTGATATTGACATTGAGACCTTAGAAGTTGTCCCCCATGTGCTGCTGAGTACGGCTCAGGAGATGCGTCTGCCCATGCGCTGGATTGCCCTGCTCTATGGTCGGGTGGCGCTTGATCTGGCAGCCAGTGGTGGCATCCATAAAGGGGAAGATGTGGTGCGAATGCTGATGGCTGGCGCTCAGGTGACCCTGCTGGTCAGTACCCTGTTACGCCATGGCATTGAGCATTTACGCACCCTCGAACAGGATCTAGAACAATGGCTAGAGGAATATGAATATCCCTCAGTACGGGCGCTTCAAGGGACGATGAGTCAGGCATCTTGTCCTACCCCGAGTGAGTTTGAGCGGGTGCAATATATGAAAGCCATCCAAACCTATCACCCCCATCTAGCCCATCGCCGATGA